A region of Leclercia adecarboxylata DNA encodes the following proteins:
- the uvrD gene encoding DNA helicase II, which produces MDVSYLLDSLNDKQRDAVAATRTNMLVLAGAGSGKTRVLVHRIAWLQSVENCSPYSIMAVTFTNKAAAEMRHRIAQLMGTSQGGMWVGTFHGLAHRLLRAHHMDANLPQDFQILDSEDQLRLLKRLIKAMNLDEKQWPPRQAMWYINSQKDEGLRPHHIQSFGNPIEQTWQKVYQAYQEACDRAGLVDFAELLLRAHELWLNKPHILQHYRERFTNILVDEFQDTNNIQYAWIRLLAGDSSKVMIVGDDDQSIYGWRGAQVENIQRFLKDFPGAETIRLEQNYRSTSNILSAANALIENNNGRLGKKLWTDGVDGEPISLYCAFNELDEARFVVNRIKTWQDNGGALEQCAILYRSNAQSRVLEEALLQVGMPYRIYGGMRFFERQEIKDALSYLRLIANRNDDAAFERVVNTPTRGIGDRTLDVVRQTSRDRQLTLWQACRELLQERALAGRAASALQRFLELIDALAQETADMPLHVQTDRVIKDSGLRMMYEQEKGEKGQTRIENLEELVTATRQFSYNEEDEDLMPLQAFLSHAALEAGEGQADTWQDAVQLMTLHSAKGLEFPQVFIVGMEEGMFPSQMSLDEGGRLEEERRLAYVGVTRAMQKLTLTYAETRRLYGKEVYHRPSRFVGELPEECVEEVRLRASISRPVSHQRLGTPVSESDSGFKLGQRVRHAKFGEGTIVNLEGSGEHSRLQVAFQGQGIKWLVAAYARLEAV; this is translated from the coding sequence ATGGACGTTTCTTACCTGCTCGACAGCCTTAATGACAAACAGCGTGACGCGGTTGCCGCGACGCGCACCAATATGCTGGTGCTGGCAGGGGCGGGCAGTGGTAAGACACGCGTGCTGGTTCACCGTATCGCCTGGCTGCAGAGCGTGGAAAACTGCTCGCCGTACTCCATTATGGCGGTGACGTTCACCAACAAGGCGGCGGCGGAGATGCGCCACCGTATCGCCCAGCTGATGGGCACCAGCCAGGGCGGCATGTGGGTCGGCACCTTCCACGGGCTGGCGCACCGCCTGCTGCGTGCGCACCATATGGACGCCAACCTGCCGCAGGATTTTCAGATCCTCGACAGCGAAGACCAGCTGCGTCTGCTCAAACGCCTGATCAAGGCGATGAACCTCGACGAGAAACAGTGGCCGCCGCGTCAGGCGATGTGGTACATCAACAGCCAGAAAGACGAAGGGCTGCGCCCGCATCACATCCAGAGCTTTGGCAACCCGATTGAGCAGACCTGGCAGAAGGTCTATCAGGCCTATCAGGAAGCCTGCGATCGCGCCGGGCTGGTGGATTTCGCCGAGTTGCTGCTGCGCGCCCACGAGCTGTGGCTGAACAAGCCGCATATCCTGCAACACTATCGCGAACGCTTTACCAATATCCTGGTCGACGAATTCCAGGATACCAACAACATTCAGTACGCCTGGATCCGCCTGCTGGCGGGCGACTCCAGCAAAGTGATGATCGTCGGCGACGACGACCAGTCGATCTACGGCTGGCGCGGCGCCCAGGTCGAGAACATCCAGCGTTTCCTGAAAGATTTTCCGGGCGCAGAGACCATTCGCCTGGAACAAAACTACCGCTCCACCAGCAACATTCTGAGCGCGGCCAACGCCCTGATTGAAAACAATAACGGGCGTCTGGGCAAAAAGCTGTGGACCGACGGCGTCGACGGTGAGCCGATCTCTCTCTACTGCGCGTTTAACGAGCTGGACGAAGCCCGCTTCGTGGTTAACCGGATCAAAACCTGGCAGGACAACGGCGGCGCGCTTGAGCAGTGCGCCATTCTCTATCGCAGCAACGCCCAGTCGCGTGTGCTGGAAGAGGCGTTGCTCCAGGTGGGGATGCCGTACCGCATCTATGGCGGCATGCGCTTCTTCGAACGCCAGGAGATTAAAGACGCGCTCTCGTATCTGCGCCTGATTGCCAACCGCAACGACGACGCGGCGTTTGAGCGCGTGGTCAACACGCCAACCCGCGGCATAGGCGATCGCACCCTCGACGTGGTGCGTCAGACCTCCCGCGACAGGCAGCTGACCCTGTGGCAGGCGTGTCGCGAGCTGTTGCAGGAGCGGGCGCTCGCCGGGCGTGCCGCCAGCGCGCTGCAGCGCTTCCTGGAGCTTATCGACGCGCTGGCCCAGGAAACCGCCGATATGCCGCTGCACGTTCAGACCGACCGGGTGATCAAAGATTCCGGCCTGCGCATGATGTACGAGCAGGAGAAGGGCGAGAAGGGCCAGACGCGTATTGAGAACTTAGAGGAACTGGTGACGGCGACGCGCCAGTTCAGCTACAACGAAGAAGACGAAGACCTGATGCCGCTGCAGGCGTTCCTGTCCCATGCCGCGCTGGAAGCGGGCGAAGGGCAGGCCGACACCTGGCAGGATGCGGTTCAACTGATGACCCTGCACTCCGCCAAAGGTCTGGAGTTCCCGCAGGTGTTTATCGTCGGTATGGAAGAGGGGATGTTCCCGAGCCAGATGTCGCTGGATGAAGGCGGGCGTCTGGAAGAGGAGCGGCGTCTGGCCTACGTGGGCGTGACCCGCGCGATGCAAAAGCTGACCCTGACCTACGCCGAAACCCGCCGTCTGTACGGCAAAGAGGTTTATCACCGTCCGTCGCGCTTCGTCGGTGAACTGCCGGAGGAGTGCGTGGAAGAGGTGCGCCTGCGCGCCAGCATCAGCCGCCCGGTGAGCCATCAGCGTCTGGGTACGCCGGTGTCGGAAAGCGACAGCGGATTCAAGCTGGGTCAGCGCGTACGTCATGCTAAATTTGGCGAAGGCACCATTGTGAATCTGGAAGGCAGCGGCGAGCACAGTCGCCTGCAGGTGGCGTTCCAGGGCCAGGGGATCAAATGGCTGGTTGCGGCTTACGCCAGGCTTGAAGCGGTTTAA
- the yigB gene encoding 5-amino-6-(5-phospho-D-ribitylamino)uracil phosphatase YigB: protein MRFYRPLGQISALTFDLDDTLYDNRQVILRTEQEALTFVQNYHPALKTLENKEFHRLRQALRQTEPEIYHDVTEWRRRAVELAMLNAGLTAAEAALGAEASMAHFAQWRSRIDVPQETHDTLAALAEKWPLVAITNGNAQPELFGLGDYFQFVLRAGPHGRSKPFNDMYHLAAEKLSLPLGQILHVGDDLTTDVAGAIRCGMQACWIKPENADLMQTADSRLLPHIEISRLASLTTLI, encoded by the coding sequence ATGCGTTTTTATCGTCCATTAGGCCAAATCTCTGCCCTGACATTCGACCTTGATGACACCCTTTACGACAACCGTCAGGTGATTCTGCGTACCGAGCAGGAAGCGCTGACGTTTGTACAAAACTATCACCCGGCCTTAAAAACGCTGGAAAACAAAGAGTTCCACCGCCTGCGCCAGGCGTTACGCCAGACCGAGCCGGAAATCTATCACGACGTGACCGAATGGCGTCGCCGTGCCGTGGAGCTGGCGATGCTGAACGCGGGGCTGACCGCGGCCGAGGCTGCGCTGGGTGCCGAGGCCTCAATGGCGCACTTTGCCCAGTGGCGCAGCCGCATCGACGTCCCGCAGGAGACGCACGACACGCTGGCTGCGCTGGCCGAAAAGTGGCCGCTGGTAGCCATCACCAATGGTAACGCCCAGCCGGAGCTGTTCGGCCTTGGCGATTACTTCCAGTTTGTACTGCGCGCAGGCCCGCACGGGCGCTCCAAGCCGTTCAACGATATGTACCATCTGGCGGCGGAGAAGCTTAGCCTGCCGCTGGGGCAAATTCTTCACGTGGGCGATGACCTGACGACCGACGTCGCAGGGGCGATCCGCTGCGGGATGCAGGCCTGCTGGATCAAGCCGGAAAATGCCGATCTGATGCAGACCGCCGACAGCCGCCTGTTGCCGCACATCGAAATTTCACGGTTGGCATCCCTCACCACGCTGATATAA
- the xerC gene encoding tyrosine recombinase XerC — protein MTDALLSPAVTRFLRYLGVERQLSPITLLNYQRQLDAIMQLANEIGLTSWQQCDAATVRTFAVRSRRKGLGPASLALRLSALRSFFDWLVSQGELNANPAKGIAAPKAPRHLPKNIDVDDVNRLLDIDLNDPLAVRDRAMLEVMYGAGLRLSELVNLDIKHLDLESGEVWVMGKGSKERRLPIGRNAVVWIEHWLDLRGLFGTEEEALFLSKLGKRISARNVQKRFAEWGIKQGLNSHVHPHKLRHSFATHMLESSGDLRGVQELLGHANLSTTQIYTHLDFQHLASVYDAAHPRAKRGK, from the coding sequence ATGACGGACGCTCTGCTGTCACCGGCCGTCACGCGTTTTCTGCGCTATCTGGGCGTTGAGCGCCAGCTCAGCCCGATCACCCTGTTGAACTATCAGCGTCAGCTTGATGCCATCATGCAGTTAGCCAATGAGATCGGCCTGACGAGCTGGCAACAATGTGATGCCGCCACGGTGCGGACCTTTGCCGTGCGTAGCCGCCGTAAAGGGCTTGGCCCGGCCAGCCTTGCGCTGCGTCTGTCGGCGCTGCGCAGCTTCTTCGACTGGCTGGTCAGCCAGGGCGAACTCAACGCCAACCCGGCGAAAGGGATTGCCGCGCCGAAAGCGCCGCGCCATCTGCCCAAAAATATCGACGTTGATGACGTTAACCGCCTGCTGGATATCGATCTTAACGATCCGCTGGCGGTGCGCGACCGCGCCATGCTGGAGGTGATGTACGGCGCTGGTCTGCGACTTTCCGAGCTGGTCAATCTGGATATTAAACATCTCGATCTGGAGTCCGGCGAAGTGTGGGTGATGGGCAAAGGCAGCAAAGAGCGCCGCCTGCCCATTGGCCGTAACGCCGTGGTATGGATTGAACACTGGCTCGACTTGCGCGGCCTGTTTGGCACCGAGGAAGAGGCGCTGTTCCTCTCGAAGCTGGGCAAGCGCATCTCGGCGCGTAACGTGCAAAAGCGGTTTGCCGAGTGGGGGATCAAGCAGGGGCTGAACAGCCATGTTCATCCGCATAAACTGCGCCATTCGTTCGCCACGCACATGCTGGAATCCAGCGGCGACCTGCGTGGCGTCCAGGAGCTGTTGGGCCACGCTAATCTCTCCACCACCCAAATCTATACCCATCTCGATTTTCAACACCTTGCCTCGGTGTACGACGCGGCGCATCCACGCGCCAAACGGGGGAAATAA
- a CDS encoding DUF484 domain-containing protein: protein MKQPGEELQETLTEMDDRAVVDYLLRHPDFFIRNARVVEDMRVPHPVRGTVSLVEWHMARARNHINHLEENISLLMEQASSNEGLFYRLLHLQSRLASASSLDEFLLRLHRWARDMGLAGATLRLFPDRWRIGAPSSFTHLALSRQAFEPLRIQRMGQENHYLGQLNGPELLVVLPEAKAIGSVAMSLMGRDGELGVMLFTSRDPHHYQQGQGTQLLQEIAQMLPELLERWIERV from the coding sequence ATGAAACAACCAGGAGAAGAACTGCAGGAGACGCTGACGGAGATGGACGACCGGGCGGTTGTTGATTATCTGCTGCGCCATCCTGACTTTTTCATTCGCAATGCACGTGTCGTGGAAGACATGCGCGTCCCGCACCCGGTTCGCGGGACGGTCTCGCTGGTTGAGTGGCATATGGCGCGCGCGCGCAACCATATCAACCATCTTGAAGAAAACATCTCGCTGCTGATGGAGCAGGCCAGCAGTAATGAAGGCCTGTTCTATCGCCTGCTGCACCTGCAGTCCCGGCTGGCCTCGGCCAGCAGCCTCGACGAATTTCTTCTCCGCCTGCATCGCTGGGCGCGTGACATGGGGCTGGCAGGGGCAACCCTGCGCCTGTTCCCGGATCGCTGGCGCATTGGCGCACCGTCCAGTTTTACCCATCTGGCCTTATCGCGTCAGGCGTTTGAACCCCTGCGCATTCAGCGTATGGGGCAGGAGAACCACTACCTTGGGCAGCTGAATGGCCCAGAGCTGCTGGTGGTGCTGCCGGAGGCCAAAGCGATCGGATCGGTCGCCATGTCCCTGATGGGGCGCGACGGCGAGCTTGGCGTGATGCTGTTTACCAGCCGCGATCCGCACCATTACCAGCAGGGACAAGGCACACAGCTGCTGCAGGAGATCGCGCAGATGCTGCCCGAGCTGCTGGAGCGCTGGATTGAGCGCGTATGA
- the dapF gene encoding diaminopimelate epimerase, translating to MQFSKMHGLGNDFMVVDAVTQNVFFSPELIRRLADRHLGVGFDQLLVVEPPYDPDLDFHYRIFNADGSEVSQCGNGARCFARFVRLKGLTNKRDIRVSTANGRMVLSVTDDELVRVNMGEPNFEPSQVPFRANKAEKTYIMRAAEQTVLCGVVSMGNPHCVIQVDDVATAPVETLGPVLESHERFPERANIGFMQVLTREHIRLRVFERGAGETQACGSGACAAVAVGITQGLLAQEVRVDLPGGRLDIAWKGPGQPLYMTGPATQVYDGFIHL from the coding sequence ATGCAGTTCTCTAAGATGCATGGCCTTGGCAATGACTTTATGGTTGTCGACGCGGTAACGCAGAATGTCTTCTTTTCTCCGGAGCTGATCCGCCGTCTGGCCGATCGGCACCTTGGCGTCGGCTTTGATCAGCTGCTGGTGGTTGAGCCGCCTTACGATCCGGATCTCGATTTCCACTACCGGATATTCAATGCCGACGGCAGCGAAGTGTCCCAGTGTGGCAACGGCGCGCGCTGTTTTGCCCGTTTTGTCCGCCTGAAGGGGCTCACCAACAAGCGTGATATCCGCGTCAGCACCGCCAACGGACGGATGGTACTGAGCGTGACCGACGACGAACTGGTGCGGGTCAACATGGGCGAGCCGAACTTCGAGCCGTCCCAGGTGCCGTTCCGCGCCAACAAAGCGGAAAAGACCTATATCATGCGCGCCGCGGAACAGACAGTCTTGTGCGGCGTGGTCTCCATGGGCAATCCGCACTGCGTGATTCAGGTTGATGACGTGGCGACCGCGCCCGTCGAGACGCTCGGACCGGTGCTGGAAAGCCACGAACGTTTCCCGGAACGCGCCAATATTGGATTTATGCAGGTTCTCACTCGCGAACACATCCGCCTGCGCGTTTTTGAACGTGGGGCAGGTGAGACGCAGGCGTGCGGCAGCGGTGCCTGTGCGGCCGTCGCGGTGGGGATTACGCAGGGGTTACTGGCGCAGGAGGTTCGCGTGGATTTGCCAGGCGGGCGTCTTGATATCGCCTGGAAAGGCCCGGGCCAGCCGCTGTATATGACGGGTCCGGCGACACAAGTTTACGACGGGTTTATCCATCTATGA
- the lptM gene encoding LPS translocon maturation chaperone LptM, protein MKNVFRTLAVLLTLFSLTGCGLKGPLYFPPADKTAPPPTKKVESPVESTMPGRNDRGDNNGPSQVNY, encoded by the coding sequence ATGAAAAACGTTTTTCGAACGCTTGCCGTTCTCCTCACGCTGTTTAGCCTGACCGGTTGTGGTCTTAAAGGGCCGCTCTATTTCCCGCCAGCAGATAAAACCGCACCGCCGCCGACTAAAAAAGTGGAAAGTCCTGTTGAGTCCACCATGCCGGGTCGTAACGATCGTGGCGATAACAATGGTCCAAGCCAGGTCAATTACTGA
- the cyaY gene encoding iron donor protein CyaY, whose amino-acid sequence MNDSEFHRLADNLWQTIEERLDDWDGDSDIDCEINGGVLTISFENGSKIIINRQEPLHQVWLATKQGGYHFDLKGDEWVCDRSGETFWDLLEQAATAQSGEEVSFR is encoded by the coding sequence ATGAATGACAGTGAATTCCATCGCCTTGCCGATAACCTGTGGCAAACCATCGAAGAACGCCTTGATGACTGGGACGGCGATAGCGACATCGATTGTGAAATCAACGGCGGGGTGCTGACCATCAGCTTTGAAAACGGCAGCAAAATCATTATTAACCGCCAGGAGCCGCTTCACCAGGTCTGGCTCGCCACCAAACAGGGCGGCTACCATTTCGACCTGAAGGGCGACGAGTGGGTTTGCGATCGTAGCGGTGAGACGTTCTGGGATCTGCTGGAGCAGGCAGCGACCGCGCAGTCAGGGGAAGAAGTTAGCTTCCGCTAG